DNA sequence from the Cetobacterium sp. ZOR0034 genome:
GAATTAACAACAGCTTCATAAACTGCAAATATACCTTCGTATTCATTTAAACGAATTTTATTTATACTTCCTTTTAAATCAGCTAACATCTTAACTCTCCTTATCTTATATTTCATTAAATTATATCATAATACTACTTAAATAAGTATCCAATTCTTTTAATTTTTAAAGAAAAAGGACTCTATTTTAAGCACTTTTAAAGTGTAACAATAGAGTCTTCTATAATAAATTATTCTTTTTTATTTTCTCTTCTAATCCTTAAATTTTACTTTTTTAAGGTTGGAGTAAAATCATGGCGCCCCCAACAGGGATCGAACCCATAACCCTCTGATCCGAAGTCAGATGCTCTATCCAATTGAGCTATAGAGGCGCAACCATATGCATTTTACAGTATTTTCAAGTTTAAGTCAACACTAATTTTATTAATCCCAACATTCAACTCTCTCAGCATATGGTATTTCTATCTCATTTTTATTAAATGATGGATCTAATCCCTTTTCTTTTTGAGTATTATAATCTTTTAATGCTTCAAAAGCAACTTTACCTAGTAAGAATATCGCAATCAGATTCAATACTGCCATAAGCCCCATGAATAGATCTGCCATGTTCCATACTAAAGCTAGTTCACCCACTGATCCAAACATTACCATAGCTATAACTCCAGCTCTATATAGATTTAACCACGATTTATTTGGTGTTAAAAACTCTATATTAGTTTCTCCATAGTAATAGTTTCCAATAATTGAGCTAAATGCAAATAGTAATATGCAAATAGCTATAAAAATATTTCCCCAATGACCCACTTGAGAACTCAAAGCATTTTGAGTTAATTGAATTCCTGTTAATCCTTCTGTTTGGTGCGCTCCTGAAATTAGAACCATAAATGCAGTGCATGAACAAATTAAAATTGTATCTGTAAACACTCCTAAAGTTTGAACAAATCCTTGTTTAACTGGATGTGATGTTTCTGCTGCTGCTGCTGCATTTGGTGCTGACCCCATTCCTGCTTCATTTGAGAATAGTCCTCTTTTTACTCCTGTCATTATCGCAGCTCCTATTCCACCACCTACTGCTTGTCTTATTCCAAACGCATTTTCAATTATATCTCTAAATATTTCTGGAACCATACCAATATTCTTAATAACAATATACATTGAAATTATTATGTATAATGTTGCCATTATAGGTACAACCGTTGCACTAAAGTTTGCAATTCTCTGAACTCCACCAAAAATTATAACTCCCGTTGCAATCGCCAGAATTACTCCAATTATTGTTCTGTCCATTTTAAAAGCTTCATGGAAGGCCAATGAGATTGTATTTGATTGAACTGAATTAAATATTAATCCAAATGTTATTGAAATTAATATTGAGAAAGCTACACCCATCCATTTTTTATTTAAAGCTTTTTCCATATAATATGCCGGTCCACCTCTAAAAGCTTCTCCATCCTTTACTTTATAAACTTGGGCTA
Encoded proteins:
- a CDS encoding sodium:alanine symporter family protein, coding for MDILNSVVNFLNDILWSYVLIVMLLFVGTYFTLKTKFVQIRYFAQMIKILGDSVGHKGGVSSFKAFCISTASRVGTGNLAGVAIAIASGGSGAIFWMWLIAIIGGASSFVESTLAQVYKVKDGEAFRGGPAYYMEKALNKKWMGVAFSILISITFGLIFNSVQSNTISLAFHEAFKMDRTIIGVILAIATGVIIFGGVQRIANFSATVVPIMATLYIIISMYIVIKNIGMVPEIFRDIIENAFGIRQAVGGGIGAAIMTGVKRGLFSNEAGMGSAPNAAAAAETSHPVKQGFVQTLGVFTDTILICSCTAFMVLISGAHQTEGLTGIQLTQNALSSQVGHWGNIFIAICILLFAFSSIIGNYYYGETNIEFLTPNKSWLNLYRAGVIAMVMFGSVGELALVWNMADLFMGLMAVLNLIAIFLLGKVAFEALKDYNTQKEKGLDPSFNKNEIEIPYAERVECWD